One region of Nothobranchius furzeri strain GRZ-AD chromosome 16, NfurGRZ-RIMD1, whole genome shotgun sequence genomic DNA includes:
- the kcnj16a gene encoding inward rectifier potassium channel 16 translates to MYKHYSSVRPSDEFSVKTENGHHSKKTRYIRKEGSGNVKFRHVPEEWLMFVMDIFTTLVEIRWRVMLLIFALSYILSWLFFGILFWFIALMHGDIRNHNTQPCVFEVRSFTAAFLFSLETQTTIGYGFRGMSENCMVAIIVVTIQDVISCFIDTFVIGIVVSKMASARKRAQTVGFSSHAVINLRDGFLCLSWRIGDFRRNHLVEGTACAQIVHSKMHQTGKVDMGMEDLAIQQRDITLVTPTTICHRIELGSPLYKMSLDDLRKANIELVVSFTYTDDSTGILHQTRTSYTPDEILWGHLFQEMIRVSRKHYKVDYNLFNNTTKVLVPMISAEEYDKKKQLQLSARLPPQHSPRCSPQTLSQNPQENQPKLLTEGAEQERDDQPVPDDPTSVTGSQHLDSSTQ, encoded by the coding sequence ATGTACAAACATTATTCTTCAGTGAGGCCTTCTGATGAGTTCAGTGTGAAAACGGAAAATGGACACCACTCAAAGAAAACCCGTTACATCCGTAAGGAGGGCAGCGGTAACGTGAAGTTTCGCCACGTTCCAGAGGAGTGGCTGATGTTTGTGATGGACATCTTCACCACCTTGGTGGAGATCAGGTGGAGGGTGATGTTGCTGATCTTTGCTTTGTCTTACATCCTGTCCTGGCTCTTTTTTGGTATCCTCTTCTGGTTCATTGCTCTGATGCACGGAGACATCAGGAACCACAACACGCAGCCCTGCGTCTTTGAGGTGCGCAGCTTCACAGCTGCTTTCCTGTTTTCACTGGAAACTCAAACCACTATTGGCTACGGCTTCAGAGGAATGTCTGAGAACTGCATGGTTGCCATCATCGTCGTCACCATACAGGATGTCATCAGCTGCTTCATTGACACCTTCGTCATTGGCATTGTAGTCTCCAAGATGGCGTCAGCCCGAAAGAGGGCGCAGACCGTGGGCTTCAGCAGCCATGCTGTCATCAACCTTAGGGATGGTTTTCTGTGTCTCTCTTGGAGGATAGGGGACTTCcggaggaaccatttggtggaggGGACAGCTTGTGCTCAGATTGTTCACTCAAaaatgcaccagactgggaaagtAGACATGGGTATGGAAGACCTGGCCATCCAGCAGAGGGACATCACTCTGGTTACACCTACAACCATCTGCCACAGGATAGAACTCGGCAGCCCTCTGTACAAGATGAGTCTGGACGATTTACGAAAAGCAAACATTGAGCTGGTGGTGTCCTTTACATACACGGACGACTCCACGGGCATTCTGCATCAGACCCGCACGTCCTACACGCCTGACGAGATCCTCTGGGGTCATCTGTTCCAGGAGATGATCAGAGTGAGCAGGAAGCACTACAAAGTggattacaacttgtttaataaCACCACCAAAGTTCTGgtaccgatgatcagtgcagaggaGTACGACAAGAAGAAGCAGCTGCAGCTCTCTGCTCGACTCCCTCCGCAGCATTCACCCAGATGTTCTCCACAAACCCTTTCACAGAATCCACAGGAGAATCAGCCCAAACTTCTGACAGAAGGAGCAGAACAGGAGAGAGATGACCAACCCGTACCTGATGATCCAACATCTGTAACAGGAAGTCAACATCTGGACTCATCGACTCAGTGA